The region CTTCAGCAGACTCCGAAATTTAACCGAATCGTAAAGCTGTATGAAACTTTAGGTTCAGGATATTATAATATCACTAAAGGAATAGATTTAGGCCCTATTTTCTCTATTTACGGAAAGAATGATATAGAAGGAGACAGAATCCGATTGGGAGCAAGAACCTATTTCACAAGAAATGACCCTTGGAGAATCCAGTTTTATACTGCTTATGGCTTCAAAGACCAACAAGTAAAATATGGTGCTGAAGCAAGATTCATGTTTAACAGAGTGAGCAGATTCACTATTGGAGCAGGAACAAGAAGAGACATTTTACAATTGGGAGTTCAACTGACCAATGACGACGGAATCATGGCAAGAACCTTTGCTTCTTCTACTCTTTTTGCGAGAGGAGAAAACGCATCATTAAGCTCCGTAAATCAGACAAATGTATTCACCTCTATCGAGCCTTGGAAAAACTTCCAAATTAGATTGGACGGAACGATGCAAAGTATTAAATCCGCCAATCCTGCAGGATTCGATTTAATGTATTATAAAGACGGAAATCTAAGACAAACAACCAATGACTCACACATCACGCTAAGCTTAATCGCAAGACCCGGAGCGAAATTCTCCCAGACAGGAATCGACAGATATGAACACGGAACATTAGCTCCAACAATTGTGTTAAAATACACAAGAGGTATTGAAGGACTATTCGGTTCAGATTTTAATTATAATAAATTACAGTTTTTGTTCTACAAACCCGTCTTAATAGGAAGCTGGGGTAAATTATTACTGAATTTTGAAGCTGGTAAAAACTTCGATACCGTTCCTTTAGCTTTACAGAATGTAATTCCTGGAAACCAATCTTACAGTTTAGCGCAGAATACTTTTGGCCAGCTGAATTATTATGAATTTGTTGCAGACACCTACACAACGCTTCATCTAGAGCATCATTTTAACGGAAAGATCCTTTCTTATATTCCTCTGATCAAGAAATTGAAATTAAGAGAAATTGCATTCCTGAGAGCAGCTTACGGAACTTTAAGTGATGCATCCAAAGCGATCAATGTTTCAGGATTTAAATATTCAGCTCCAAGCGAACATATTTATTATGAATACGGAGTAGGAATTGAGAATATCGGTTTTGGAAACCTTAGAATTTTCAGAGTAGATTTTAACTGGAGAGGAAATTATCTTGACAGACCTAATATTTCTACATTTGGGGTTAAAGCAGGCTTCCAGGTAGGATTTTAACAAAATACACCAATCATCCTTAATCCAAGAATAATTTTCAAAAAAAAGTAAAAAATTCATTTTTTCTATCATCATTTGTTTCAATTCAATGAAAATTCATAAATTAGAACAAATAAAATATTGATTATGAACAAATTACTTTACTCCTTAATTTTTACCGCTGCGCTTACCAGTGCACAAGTGACCAGCTATCCCTGGACAGAAACCTTTGAAGATTCTTCTCCGACGTCCTCCCAATGGACCTGTCAGTATATTGCAGGAACCAACACTTCTGTACCGAGTGGTCTTTTTTGGGCAATACAAACCACAACAAGCGTCGGATACTATGGAGCAACAGGAGCATATCAAGGCTCTAAAATGGCCGTATTTGATACCAGATCACACACAAGAGATGCTATAGCAAGATTTATCAGCCCGGTAATGAACCTATCTTCAGTCGCTAATCCCACTTTAGATTTCTACTACAGAAATATGCTTTGGGGAACCGACCAGAACATCTTAAATATTTACTATCGGACTTCAGCTACCGGATCCTGGACGCAAATAACTTCGTTTAACTCCAACATTTCTTCCTGGACGAATTCCGGATCTGTTGCCCTCCCCAACCCTTCATCCACATACCAGATTGCTTTAGAAGGTGTTGCAAAATACGGCTACAGTCTGGATGTTGATAATTTAAAAGTAAGTGCAGGCAACCTGGCAGTTTCTGAAGTAAACAAAATGCCTTTAGAATTAAAAATTTCACCTAATCCCACAAGCGATATCTTAAACATCAACTCCAAAGAAGAAATTACAGGTATAAAAATCTATGACACATCCGGAAAGCTTGTGAAAACAGAGAGTAATTACTCTAAGAACCAGATTTCAGTCCATCAATTAAAATCCGGAATCTACTTCATAACCGTACAGTATTCCGATGGAACCATTAGCACTTCCAAGTTTATAAAAAAATAAACATATTTTATAAATAAAAAAATCCTCAACAAATTGTTGAGGATTTTATTTTTATGAAACGCTTAAATTATGCGTTTGCTTCTACAGATACAAAAGATCTGTTGTTTGCTTTCTTAGTGAAAACTACTTTACCGTCTACTAAAGCGAACAAAGTATGGTCTTTACCGATCCCTACGTTTGCACCTGGGTGGTGTTGAGTACCTCTTTGTCTAACAATAATATTTCCAGCAATAGCTTCCTGACCTCCGAAAATCTTTACACCTAATCTTTTAGAGTGAGATTCTCTACCGTTTTTGGAACTACCAACTCCTTTCTTATGTGCCATTTTATTTTAAGGTTTTGTGTGGTTTAACAATTATTCTGCGCTAACCTCCTCAGTCTTAGGAGCTTTTTTAGCTTTCGTTTCTTTCTTAGCTCCGTCAAATCCTGTAATACCAGTGATTTTGATCTGAGTTAATGACTGTCTGTGACCATTTTTCACTTTGTAACCTTTTCTTCTTTTCTTTTTGAAAACGATTACTTTATCAGCTTTTACATGATCAAGGATCTCTGCTTCTACAGTGATTCCGCTTACAGCTGGGGCGCCTACTGTGATTGCTCCGTTTACAGTAAGAAGTACTTTATCGAAAGATACTTTACCTCCTTTGTCTCCTGCTAAACGGTTCACAAACAACTTTTGGTCTTGCTCAACTTTGTATTGAAGCCCTGCTATTTCTACAATTGCAAACATTGTTTATAAATTTTTAGTTATTTCGAGGTGCAAATATAAGAAATATTTTCTAATTCGCTCAAATTCAATCCAATCTTTTTTTGAATAATTTTTTAACTATGTTTTGAATAATTTTTCACAATAAAGTGATAATATTTTCCGTTTAAATTAATAACTTCGTTTACACCAAAATATTTATATATATGAAAAAAAACTTCCATTTCCCAATAGTATTGGGAGCAATTGCTGCACTCTCATTATCAGCATGTAACGACGACACTCTGGAAACTCCTGTTCAACAGGAACAGCAAGCAGAAAACTTAAAGATCGACCAACCGAACGAACTGGAAAAAGTCTGTTATTATGTAGACCAATACTGGAGTTCGTCTGCAGTTCTCACAACAACATTGCCCAATTCCGCAGACACTAATTTTATGAATTCTCAGATGACCACAATTGCTGGCATGTGGGGAAGAACCGCTCCGACATTGAGATTTGTAAATGACCCTTCCAATCCGAATTCAACATACAATGCAATTTCCTATTCCACAGGAAAGATTTATTACGGCTATGCCATTTATGCGGATGCAAAAAACAAAGGCGGAAATATTGTTAACGCAATGATTCTGGCCCACGAATATGGTCATCAATTGCAGTACATATTCGGATTGCCTTCAGTAAGTGAGTCTACTGCAAGACCAAATGAACTGGAAGCCGATGGCTTTGCCGGATATTATCTAAGAAGACCCAACGGCTACAATCAAACCAGTTTTGCACAAATTGCAGCGGCTTACGAATTTGCACAAAGCATCGGAGATTATCAAACCACAAGTGCAGGACATCACGGAACGCCACCACAAAGAAGATCTGCGGTTCGTTTGGGATTCTTGCTGGGCCAGTATGATCTTACCGCTTCGGCTTTTGATTATAACTTCTTTTATTATTATCAGGGCGTTTTGAACGGAACGTATAAAATGGCAAA is a window of Candidatus Chryseobacterium colombiense DNA encoding:
- a CDS encoding T9SS type A sorting domain-containing protein, which gives rise to MNKLLYSLIFTAALTSAQVTSYPWTETFEDSSPTSSQWTCQYIAGTNTSVPSGLFWAIQTTTSVGYYGATGAYQGSKMAVFDTRSHTRDAIARFISPVMNLSSVANPTLDFYYRNMLWGTDQNILNIYYRTSATGSWTQITSFNSNISSWTNSGSVALPNPSSTYQIALEGVAKYGYSLDVDNLKVSAGNLAVSEVNKMPLELKISPNPTSDILNINSKEEITGIKIYDTSGKLVKTESNYSKNQISVHQLKSGIYFITVQYSDGTISTSKFIKK
- the rpmA gene encoding 50S ribosomal protein L27, with translation MAHKKGVGSSKNGRESHSKRLGVKIFGGQEAIAGNIIVRQRGTQHHPGANVGIGKDHTLFALVDGKVVFTKKANNRSFVSVEANA
- the rplU gene encoding 50S ribosomal protein L21, with translation MFAIVEIAGLQYKVEQDQKLFVNRLAGDKGGKVSFDKVLLTVNGAITVGAPAVSGITVEAEILDHVKADKVIVFKKKRRKGYKVKNGHRQSLTQIKITGITGFDGAKKETKAKKAPKTEEVSAE
- a CDS encoding metalloprotease gives rise to the protein MKKNFHFPIVLGAIAALSLSACNDDTLETPVQQEQQAENLKIDQPNELEKVCYYVDQYWSSSAVLTTTLPNSADTNFMNSQMTTIAGMWGRTAPTLRFVNDPSNPNSTYNAISYSTGKIYYGYAIYADAKNKGGNIVNAMILAHEYGHQLQYIFGLPSVSESTARPNELEADGFAGYYLRRPNGYNQTSFAQIAAAYEFAQSIGDYQTTSAGHHGTPPQRRSAVRLGFLLGQYDLTASAFDYNFFYYYQGVLNGTYKMAKNSQYPELDNYMKQYLEELKQIQNGEISAEEFKNLK